One region of Candidatus Cloacimonadota bacterium genomic DNA includes:
- the mutS gene encoding DNA mismatch repair protein MutS translates to MTKNSQPKHTPLISQFLKIKKEQPDALLLFRMGDFYETFFDDAKRASKILGITLTTRDKNKATGVPLAGFPYHALDTYLKKLLDNGIKVAICEQVEDPKKTKKLVKRKIVEVITPGTILEDNYLNSSNNNFLTSIFPENDKWGIASIDISTGEFSCTEINAKNLIDELVRIHPSEILIPENQISNIEKRMRGFYNPVFTEYESWRFDFVEAENILKQHFAVASLDGFGLKSNYLAISAAASVLSYIQGLKGDENNHLTNITFYSAENSLQVDSISRHNLELIKSIQTKEKSGTLLDAINKTNTPMGNRLLQHWLLNPLIEKHKIEQRLNAVEELLNNEQIKNAIIEIISEIGDMERIIGKVGSKKVYPRDLNALKEYLQFAHPLADILKIVKSELLCDLHNSIQNFDEVVLLIDNAICDEAPPTITAGGIFKENYNNELDELRSISKNGKSWIAKLESEEREKTKIERLKIKFNNVFGYFIEISNRQTDKVPESYIRKQTLVNSERYITPELKEYENKVLGAEERIKQIEHSLFNDIREKMIKFINRMQKFTTIIAKLDVLTNFAQLAYYNNYVKPTISNDTEIIIKDARHPVVEKLISEEEFIPNDIYLNNKSDRILLITGPNMAGKSTYLRQVGLIVIMAHIGCYIPASKATISITDKIFTRVGASDNLALGQSTFLVEMIETANILHNATPRSLILLDEVGRGTSTFDGLSIAWAVVEYLHENQKIAAKTLFATHYHELTELADLFDGVKNYNITVNEWKDKIIFLRKVLPGAADQSYGIQVAKLAGIPNKVIERAKEILSELEKNELTTTNKVERTKRKLKTNIQTDFLDYLSNKASEKNDILEKLHKVDINNLSPLEALNFLSEIKKKL, encoded by the coding sequence ATGACAAAAAATTCACAACCAAAACACACGCCCCTAATAAGCCAATTTCTAAAAATAAAGAAGGAACAACCCGACGCACTGCTGCTTTTTCGTATGGGAGATTTTTACGAAACATTTTTTGATGATGCAAAAAGAGCGTCTAAAATCCTCGGTATCACTCTGACTACACGCGATAAGAATAAAGCAACCGGTGTTCCTCTTGCCGGTTTCCCTTATCACGCTTTGGATACGTATCTAAAAAAATTATTAGATAATGGGATCAAAGTTGCAATCTGTGAACAAGTTGAAGATCCAAAAAAGACAAAAAAATTAGTGAAAAGAAAAATCGTGGAAGTTATAACTCCCGGAACAATCCTGGAAGATAATTATTTAAATAGTTCGAATAACAATTTTTTAACTTCAATTTTTCCGGAAAACGACAAATGGGGAATTGCTTCAATTGATATTTCTACCGGAGAATTTTCTTGCACCGAGATCAATGCCAAAAACCTCATTGATGAGCTGGTTCGAATTCATCCTTCTGAAATTCTTATTCCTGAAAATCAAATAAGTAATATCGAAAAAAGAATGCGAGGATTTTACAACCCGGTTTTTACAGAATATGAATCGTGGCGATTTGATTTCGTTGAAGCTGAAAATATTCTCAAGCAACATTTCGCAGTTGCTTCTTTGGATGGCTTCGGACTGAAAAGCAACTATTTGGCGATATCAGCCGCAGCTTCCGTTCTGTCTTATATTCAGGGCTTAAAGGGTGATGAAAATAATCATCTGACAAATATCACTTTTTATTCAGCTGAGAATTCTTTGCAAGTGGATTCAATCTCCCGCCACAATCTGGAACTAATTAAATCTATCCAAACTAAGGAAAAAAGTGGGACTTTGCTTGATGCGATCAACAAAACGAATACCCCTATGGGAAACAGATTGCTCCAGCATTGGCTTTTAAATCCCCTTATCGAAAAACATAAAATTGAACAAAGATTGAATGCAGTAGAAGAATTACTAAATAATGAGCAAATAAAAAACGCAATCATTGAGATCATTAGTGAAATTGGTGATATGGAGCGGATCATCGGTAAGGTGGGAAGCAAAAAGGTTTATCCCCGAGATTTAAACGCTTTGAAAGAATATCTCCAATTTGCACATCCTCTTGCTGATATTCTAAAAATCGTAAAATCGGAATTATTATGTGACCTTCATAATTCAATTCAAAATTTTGATGAGGTGGTTTTACTGATTGATAATGCGATCTGCGATGAAGCACCTCCCACAATCACTGCCGGTGGGATTTTTAAAGAAAACTACAATAATGAACTTGATGAATTACGTTCCATCAGCAAAAATGGAAAATCCTGGATTGCAAAGTTAGAATCCGAAGAGCGAGAAAAAACGAAAATTGAGCGGCTAAAAATAAAATTCAATAATGTCTTTGGATATTTTATCGAGATTAGCAATAGGCAAACTGACAAAGTGCCGGAATCCTACATCCGCAAGCAAACTTTGGTAAATTCGGAACGGTATATTACTCCTGAATTGAAAGAATACGAAAATAAAGTTCTCGGGGCAGAAGAACGAATCAAACAAATAGAGCATTCGCTTTTCAATGATATTCGCGAAAAAATGATCAAATTTATCAATCGAATGCAAAAATTTACTACCATTATTGCAAAATTGGATGTGCTTACAAATTTCGCTCAACTTGCCTATTATAATAATTATGTAAAACCAACAATTTCTAATGATACGGAAATTATTATCAAGGATGCCAGACATCCCGTCGTGGAAAAATTGATTTCTGAAGAAGAATTTATTCCAAATGATATTTACCTCAACAACAAATCTGACCGCATTCTTTTAATTACCGGTCCAAACATGGCGGGGAAATCAACTTATCTGCGACAGGTAGGATTAATCGTTATCATGGCTCACATCGGCTGTTATATTCCGGCTTCCAAGGCAACTATAAGCATAACGGATAAAATTTTCACCCGAGTTGGGGCTTCGGATAATCTGGCACTTGGGCAAAGCACCTTCCTTGTAGAAATGATCGAAACTGCAAACATACTTCATAATGCCACTCCGAGAAGCCTTATTTTACTTGATGAAGTGGGAAGAGGAACGAGTACTTTTGACGGACTCAGCATTGCTTGGGCTGTTGTGGAATATCTGCATGAAAATCAAAAAATCGCTGCCAAAACCCTTTTTGCTACACATTATCACGAATTAACCGAATTGGCAGACCTTTTTGACGGTGTAAAAAATTACAACATCACTGTTAACGAATGGAAAGATAAGATCATTTTTCTACGAAAAGTTCTTCCGGGAGCAGCCGACCAAAGTTATGGAATCCAAGTCGCCAAACTTGCAGGAATTCCGAATAAAGTGATAGAACGCGCCAAAGAAATTCTTTCTGAATTAGAAAAAAATGAACTTACTACAACCAATAAAGTGGAACGAACAAAGCGAAAATTGAAGACCAATATTCAAACTGATTTCCTCGATTATCTTTCAAATAAAGCGAGTGAAAAAAACGATATTCTCGAAAAATTACATAAGGTTGATATAAACAATCTATCTCCACTTGAAGCCCTAAATTTTCTGTCGGAGATTAAAAAAAAACTGTAA
- a CDS encoding tetratricopeptide repeat protein, whose product MKRLFFLLISLIFSTFFFSYIYAYTVSDAELLMKKNDYGNAKKILLNILSEKPAKEIKIKAWFLLSECVTSPTDANYYLKKIISISPDKYSSEANLRMGKNLFAKKKFKKANACFEKIINDPHSEYFEEALFCSAESYYHLKKFSKAIIRYRNFFEFGKKESTLELSQIMIGNSYFKLENYSSAIAAYQKALESAKGTNTAPFILYHISQSYEKISQYKKAMNSYKKIINDYPYSQEKPLAENRVVYLTEHGYHDSSLKMPDITMKLEDSYVVQLAAFLKRSQAEISINNFQHKGYETKIYEKIINGKQYFCVVLKPFHTFDEAKYQKLKLKKAGIDSFIFKSK is encoded by the coding sequence ATGAAACGCCTATTCTTTTTACTGATCAGTCTAATTTTCTCAACATTTTTCTTTTCTTATATTTATGCATATACTGTCTCTGATGCTGAATTGTTGATGAAGAAAAATGATTATGGGAATGCAAAAAAAATCCTCCTTAATATTTTGTCAGAAAAACCTGCAAAAGAGATAAAAATTAAAGCATGGTTTTTACTTTCCGAATGTGTAACTTCCCCAACTGATGCAAATTACTATCTAAAAAAAATCATTTCCATATCTCCGGACAAATATTCTTCCGAGGCGAATCTTAGAATGGGCAAAAACCTTTTTGCTAAAAAAAAATTTAAAAAAGCCAATGCCTGTTTTGAAAAAATCATAAATGATCCACATTCAGAATATTTTGAAGAGGCTCTTTTTTGTTCCGCAGAATCATATTATCATTTAAAGAAGTTTTCAAAAGCAATAATACGATATAGAAATTTTTTTGAATTCGGAAAAAAAGAATCCACTCTGGAATTATCGCAGATAATGATTGGAAATTCTTATTTTAAATTGGAAAATTATTCTTCTGCTATTGCAGCTTATCAAAAAGCACTTGAATCTGCAAAGGGAACGAACACAGCCCCATTCATTCTTTATCATATTTCTCAATCCTATGAAAAAATATCTCAATACAAAAAGGCTATGAATTCCTATAAAAAAATTATTAACGATTATCCTTACAGTCAGGAAAAACCATTGGCAGAAAACCGGGTCGTTTATCTCACGGAACACGGTTATCATGACTCATCTCTTAAAATGCCGGATATTACAATGAAATTAGAGGATTCATACGTTGTTCAACTGGCTGCATTTTTAAAAAGATCGCAAGCAGAAATTTCAATCAACAATTTTCAGCATAAAGGTTACGAGACCAAAATTTATGAAAAAATTATAAATGGGAAACAATATTTTTGCGTTGTTTTGAAACCTTTTCACACTTTTGATGAAGCAAAATACCAAAAATTAAAACTGAAAAAAGCCGGAATAGATTCTTTCATTTTTAAATCTAAATAA
- the rho gene encoding transcription termination factor Rho yields the protein MPRKFHNPYLLKNLLNKKVLELHEIARELGVKNYSIISKKQLTWDILDTQAANQGLVFTTGIIDITKDGFGFLRSAKRNYTSGYSDIYVSKAQVKKFRIKQGHMISGPVRSPKEEEKYFALIRIDAINGEPPINAVRQPPFEKLTPLYPDKKFNLESDPNDFSTRIIDMFTPIGKGQRGLIVSAPRTGKTVLMQKIVNAILRNHNDTHVIVLLVDERPEEVTEMKRIIEPNNSEVVSSTFDETAHHHVRLAEMVIEKAKRMVEFGKDVVILLDSITRLARAYNTLMPASGRVLSGGVDANALHNPKRFFGAARNTEEGGSLTIIATALIHTGSKMDTVIFEEFKGTGNMELVLDRSISDLRQYPAIDLITSGTRREELLLSEDFLNRVFILRKILKSQSPYDAIQMLKDKMAKTTSNREFLSLMSQ from the coding sequence ATGCCAAGAAAATTTCATAACCCCTACCTTTTAAAAAATTTGTTAAATAAAAAGGTATTAGAACTCCACGAAATCGCAAGAGAACTCGGAGTTAAAAATTATAGTATCATCTCAAAGAAGCAGCTAACGTGGGATATTTTGGATACTCAAGCTGCAAATCAAGGATTGGTTTTCACAACCGGAATTATTGATATCACGAAAGATGGTTTTGGCTTTTTGCGTTCGGCAAAACGAAACTATACCAGCGGATATAGCGATATATACGTATCAAAAGCACAGGTAAAAAAATTCCGTATTAAGCAAGGTCATATGATTTCCGGACCGGTTCGTTCACCCAAAGAAGAGGAAAAATATTTTGCGCTTATCCGAATTGACGCCATTAATGGTGAACCACCTATAAACGCTGTTCGTCAGCCACCGTTCGAAAAACTTACCCCTCTTTATCCAGATAAAAAATTCAATCTGGAATCTGATCCAAATGACTTTTCCACTAGAATTATTGATATGTTTACTCCCATCGGAAAAGGTCAACGTGGATTAATTGTTTCTGCTCCCCGAACAGGAAAAACAGTATTGATGCAAAAAATTGTAAATGCTATTCTGAGAAATCATAATGACACGCATGTTATCGTTCTTCTTGTTGATGAACGTCCTGAAGAAGTTACTGAAATGAAAAGGATAATCGAACCAAATAATTCCGAAGTTGTCAGTTCAACTTTCGATGAAACAGCTCATCATCACGTCAGGCTTGCGGAAATGGTAATTGAAAAAGCAAAAAGAATGGTTGAATTTGGTAAAGATGTAGTAATATTATTGGATAGTATCACAAGACTTGCTCGTGCCTACAATACTCTTATGCCTGCAAGCGGAAGAGTTCTCTCGGGTGGTGTGGATGCAAATGCTCTTCATAACCCAAAACGTTTTTTTGGGGCTGCCAGAAATACGGAAGAGGGTGGAAGCCTCACAATTATCGCGACTGCCTTGATACACACCGGTAGCAAAATGGATACTGTAATTTTCGAAGAGTTTAAAGGCACAGGCAACATGGAACTTGTTCTTGATCGTTCAATTAGTGACTTACGCCAATATCCTGCTATTGATCTCATCACTTCCGGAACCAGAAGAGAGGAGCTGCTTCTCTCCGAAGATTTTCTCAATAGAGTGTTCATTCTGAGAAAAATATTAAAATCCCAAAGTCCCTACGACGCAATTCAGATGCTTAAAGATAAAATGGCTAAGACCACCAGCAACCGTGAATTTTTGAGTTTGATGAGTCAATAG
- the tsaB gene encoding tRNA (adenosine(37)-N6)-threonylcarbamoyltransferase complex dimerization subunit type 1 TsaB, producing the protein MNLLAFDTSTTYGTIAFASEGKIIAENVFSNQKTHSTKLLPAIKELLNDCDVSISKIDAIAVGIGPGSFTGLRIALSTAKGICYGQKIPLIPISTLTSLANNIANPAYQICSVLNAGREQFFTALFSSSLDEIEKPQIVEKKNLFKDFQKKTILVGPPLDDLNYRLKSNRKNILFTPFHLNFPRASSMINYIITKKIEINYNYKQIADIQPLYLRRAAAEENFKN; encoded by the coding sequence ATGAATCTTCTCGCATTTGATACATCCACTACTTATGGCACTATTGCATTCGCTTCAGAAGGGAAAATTATTGCCGAAAATGTTTTCTCAAACCAGAAAACCCATTCTACCAAACTTCTTCCCGCTATCAAAGAACTTTTAAACGATTGTGATGTGTCAATCTCTAAAATTGACGCTATTGCAGTAGGAATCGGACCCGGTTCTTTTACCGGTCTGAGAATTGCCTTATCCACTGCAAAAGGAATTTGTTACGGACAAAAAATACCTCTTATCCCGATTTCAACCCTAACTTCCCTCGCAAATAATATCGCCAATCCTGCCTATCAAATTTGCTCTGTTCTAAATGCAGGTAGAGAACAATTTTTTACAGCTCTTTTTTCATCGTCTTTAGATGAAATTGAAAAGCCGCAAATTGTGGAGAAGAAAAATCTATTTAAAGATTTTCAAAAAAAAACGATATTGGTCGGACCACCTCTCGATGATCTCAACTATAGGTTAAAATCAAATCGCAAGAATATTCTTTTCACACCCTTCCATCTCAATTTCCCTCGAGCTTCATCCATGATAAATTATATTATCACAAAAAAAATAGAAATAAATTATAATTATAAACAAATTGCGGACATCCAACCATTATATCTTCGCAGAGCCGCAGCAGAAGAAAATTTTAAAAATTAA
- a CDS encoding cupin domain-containing protein has protein sequence MKVTHFNEIPLENVDIEGVKDTKIRWLISQKDNAPNFALRMFELEPGGFTPLHTHDWEHEVFVIQGSGTLVLKNETIPFQQWDVIYIDPNFEHRFRNDGDTLLRFLCAIPHKKAQKVSQNPLGDSPVNNC, from the coding sequence ATGAAAGTTACGCATTTCAACGAAATTCCGCTTGAGAATGTTGATATTGAAGGCGTCAAAGATACAAAAATACGCTGGTTGATCTCCCAAAAAGACAATGCTCCCAATTTTGCTCTCCGCATGTTTGAACTAGAACCAGGTGGTTTCACTCCTCTTCATACACACGACTGGGAACACGAAGTTTTCGTAATACAAGGCAGCGGAACACTTGTTCTAAAAAATGAGACTATCCCATTTCAACAATGGGACGTAATTTATATAGATCCCAATTTTGAACACAGATTCAGAAATGACGGTGATACTTTGCTCCGATTTTTATGCGCTATTCCTCATAAAAAGGCTCAAAAGGTAAGCCAAAATCCACTTGGAGATTCACCGGTAAACAACTGCTGA
- the truA gene encoding tRNA pseudouridine(38-40) synthase TruA, translating to MKKFLINFSYDGSDFHGWQVQKNTRTIQGVMENAAEQIFKSKVTIMASGRTDSGVHAINQFAHFSAKTRMKPINVQKALNSNLPKTIFIKKCELAAENFHSRFDAKQRYYFYKITKQYSPFSRNYAVFFPNKKIYLDKLNRAAKYLLGEHNFEVFAKDTSHLNHCNCEIYSAEWKQDEENYYFSISANRFLHNMVRRIVGTLIKISDADLSDNFIESILTTQDHSSLGNTAPAHGLYLENVKY from the coding sequence ATGAAAAAATTTTTAATAAATTTCAGTTATGATGGTTCGGATTTCCACGGTTGGCAAGTTCAAAAAAACACAAGAACAATTCAAGGTGTAATGGAAAATGCAGCCGAACAAATTTTCAAATCAAAAGTAACGATCATGGCTTCCGGCAGAACCGATAGCGGAGTTCATGCAATAAATCAATTTGCTCATTTCTCGGCAAAAACACGAATGAAACCGATAAATGTCCAAAAGGCTCTCAACAGTAATTTACCGAAAACAATTTTTATAAAAAAATGTGAATTAGCAGCTGAAAATTTTCACTCTCGCTTTGATGCTAAACAAAGATATTACTTCTACAAAATCACAAAACAATATTCACCCTTTAGCAGAAACTATGCGGTTTTCTTTCCAAATAAAAAAATATACTTGGACAAATTGAACCGAGCAGCAAAATACTTGCTTGGAGAACATAATTTTGAAGTTTTTGCAAAAGACACTTCCCACCTGAATCATTGCAATTGTGAAATTTACTCTGCCGAATGGAAGCAGGATGAAGAAAATTATTATTTCTCTATCTCTGCAAACAGATTTCTGCATAACATGGTCAGACGAATTGTTGGAACTCTCATCAAAATATCCGATGCTGATCTTTCAGATAATTTCATCGAAAGCATTCTAACGACACAGGATCATTCTTCTTTGGGAAATACAGCACCTGCACACGGACTTTATTTGGAAAACGTGAAATATTAA
- a CDS encoding tetratricopeptide repeat protein, protein MKKFSLPLIFIFLLIFSSCVYYNTFFNAKKYYAEALKAKERNNNEINKNISDKFNTTIGKCAYILKWYPKNKWAANALLLMGKCFYEQGNYIKAQIKFEEFEEYYPNNKLFPEAKLYLAKTHLQLREFEEAEKTFNTIFFDDIFSDVRDDAYFGYAQFYFKKNNYTRANEILSELLEQKISKTTENKALSLKGTLNFHLNNYNISKNVFDKILKNDPTKNEKLDAKLFIARCLIAEKNHKKAHEILDKLAEDETRKESLHKINLYNGFCKAYLGNTEKSFEMFKQLKNGNSGKPLVSLINYYWGDVFFSILNDYQNAIDKFNSVQEKHVQKNIFKDCSVKLKISTSFIEINDLQEQNKFSQIADKQFIIAEYYNFDLNIPDSAISIYNNITENYFLYKNRLDSMQIIYDSLFVNSYPIPLTDSTLTDSSISLQDSTLQNGKQDTLLTYQIPDSTFFLPDSTQIATDSLKLPDTTKTVMDSIPNAKEAHMSKREFQENIDKLQHIIAQYDSIIHPKNLFMKFWTLLKLSNDSLSSIIILDSMKINYPESKFTLSATKITKNESYEDILFPKDPAEDLFLSSLSSYYDDADTLKMFTILDSLINYYPESSFYPKALYFKSIILLKHFADTSQAKPHLFELKKNFADAEFVNEISTYFDGENYIFPKIASTTDTTKTIEPTQIFNTTIQDSVNFPDSSNNFYKSEIDSLQEGSIIIPDSTENIEKE, encoded by the coding sequence ATGAAAAAATTCTCACTTCCTTTAATTTTTATTTTCCTTCTAATTTTTTCCTCTTGCGTTTACTATAATACATTTTTCAATGCAAAAAAATATTATGCAGAAGCTCTCAAGGCAAAAGAACGCAACAATAATGAAATAAACAAAAATATTTCAGACAAATTTAACACAACTATCGGCAAATGTGCATATATTCTAAAATGGTATCCGAAAAATAAATGGGCTGCAAATGCCCTCTTGCTTATGGGAAAATGCTTTTACGAACAAGGTAACTATATAAAAGCACAAATTAAATTTGAAGAATTTGAAGAATATTATCCAAACAACAAATTATTTCCCGAAGCAAAATTGTATCTGGCGAAAACCCATTTGCAACTAAGAGAATTTGAGGAAGCAGAAAAAACATTTAACACGATTTTTTTCGACGATATTTTTTCAGATGTTCGCGATGATGCATATTTCGGATACGCTCAATTTTATTTTAAAAAAAATAATTATACCCGCGCAAATGAGATTTTGTCGGAACTTTTGGAGCAAAAAATCTCTAAAACCACCGAAAATAAGGCTTTGTCTCTGAAGGGGACATTAAATTTCCATCTTAATAATTATAACATTTCAAAAAATGTATTTGATAAAATTCTGAAAAATGACCCCACGAAAAATGAAAAACTTGATGCGAAATTATTTATAGCCCGTTGCTTAATTGCAGAAAAAAACCACAAAAAAGCTCATGAAATATTGGATAAATTGGCTGAAGATGAAACCCGAAAAGAATCCCTACATAAGATAAACCTTTATAACGGTTTTTGTAAAGCCTATCTTGGAAATACTGAAAAATCATTTGAAATGTTCAAACAATTGAAAAATGGAAATAGCGGAAAACCTCTTGTTTCGTTAATTAACTACTATTGGGGAGATGTGTTCTTTTCTATTTTAAACGATTATCAGAATGCCATTGACAAATTTAATTCTGTACAAGAAAAACATGTCCAAAAAAATATCTTTAAAGATTGCTCCGTCAAATTAAAAATTTCGACTTCATTTATTGAAATTAACGATTTGCAGGAACAAAATAAATTTTCGCAAATTGCTGACAAACAATTTATTATCGCAGAATATTATAACTTCGATTTGAATATTCCGGACTCTGCAATTAGTATTTATAACAATATTACAGAAAATTATTTTCTTTATAAAAACCGGCTTGATTCCATGCAGATTATTTACGATAGCCTTTTTGTAAATTCATACCCAATCCCTCTAACTGACAGCACTTTAACGGATTCAAGTATTTCTCTGCAGGATTCAACTCTCCAAAATGGAAAACAGGATACTCTTCTTACCTACCAAATTCCGGATTCAACATTTTTTTTACCCGATTCTACTCAAATTGCCACTGATTCTCTCAAACTTCCGGATACAACAAAAACCGTAATGGATTCTATTCCGAATGCAAAAGAAGCGCACATGTCCAAGAGAGAATTTCAAGAAAATATAGATAAATTGCAGCACATTATTGCTCAATACGACTCAATAATTCATCCCAAAAATTTATTCATGAAATTCTGGACTCTCCTAAAATTGAGCAACGATTCCCTTTCGTCTATAATAATCCTCGACAGTATGAAAATAAATTATCCGGAATCGAAATTTACTTTATCCGCTACAAAAATCACCAAAAATGAATCTTACGAGGATATCCTCTTCCCCAAAGATCCAGCCGAAGATTTATTCCTCAGTTCACTATCATCTTATTACGATGACGCCGATACGCTGAAAATGTTCACAATTCTTGATAGCCTGATAAATTATTACCCCGAAAGCAGTTTTTATCCTAAGGCTCTATATTTCAAATCAATAATTTTATTGAAACATTTTGCAGATACATCTCAGGCTAAACCTCATTTATTCGAATTAAAAAAAAATTTTGCAGATGCAGAATTTGTAAATGAAATAAGCACTTACTTCGATGGTGAAAATTATATTTTTCCTAAGATCGCTTCTACAACGGACACCACCAAAACTATTGAACCTACTCAAATCTTCAATACAACTATTCAAGATAGTGTCAATTTTCCAGATTCATCAAACAATTTTTACAAATCGGAGATTGATAGCCTCCAAGAAGGGAGCATAATAATACCCGATTCTACTGAAAATATCGAAAAGGAATAA
- a CDS encoding dual specificity protein phosphatase family protein produces the protein MNKFLFSSPTIREKFIFGASKPDPLSKDGVAEWIDFMKSKNIERICVLLQSSELDSYPNDILTIYESKFGTENVLHAPIPDLHFADKNLLITKIYPFLMNSKKEKKKVVIHCAGGIGRTGHVLAGWLMLEYQMSLTEAIQEIKKIGRNPLEAIEKGNEKFSDLESLLNL, from the coding sequence ATGAATAAATTTTTATTTTCCTCACCAACAATTCGTGAAAAATTTATTTTCGGAGCATCTAAACCAGACCCATTATCCAAAGATGGGGTTGCTGAATGGATTGATTTTATGAAAAGTAAAAACATTGAACGAATTTGTGTGTTGCTCCAATCCTCCGAATTAGATTCTTATCCAAACGATATTTTGACCATCTATGAAAGTAAATTTGGAACTGAAAATGTTTTACACGCCCCCATCCCTGATCTTCATTTTGCAGATAAAAATTTACTCATCACAAAAATATACCCCTTCCTGATGAATTCAAAAAAAGAGAAAAAAAAGGTGGTTATCCACTGTGCCGGTGGAATTGGCCGCACCGGACACGTTCTCGCCGGATGGCTTATGCTTGAATATCAAATGAGCCTAACTGAAGCGATTCAAGAGATAAAAAAAATTGGGAGAAATCCGCTTGAAGCAATTGAAAAGGGAAACGAAAAATTCAGTGATCTGGAATCACTTCTTAATCTGTAG